Genomic segment of Populus nigra chromosome 6, ddPopNigr1.1, whole genome shotgun sequence:
CAATCAATCATTGTTAATACCCAATGGTGTCATAGATGGTGGTGGATGGTGATAAGGTGATTGGTTATTAGTGGTAACTTACCAATAATATATGTAGTTTGAATCCAATTATGGTCACTTTTGAGACTTTCAAACAAAATGAGggaaatgcaaaacaaaactcaGTGAGCAGTTAAaattcttgagaaaaaaaagatgtaaacaaaatagcaaataaaaactaaaccgaaATTCAAGTGAGAAAAGGTgcgtagaaaaaaaataaattaaattgacacattttttttaatgtaaagagAATATGTACTAAAGGCACCAACCTAGTCTATATAGTCTGTaggataagaaaaataaatcaatattgaAAATTGCCAATTGTACTTTTAGCACTTTCCAAATAAATCATcaactaaattaataaatatccTTGCTTAATGGAATCCTTTTGGGCCATCCATTCAGCATGCTCATTCCTTCCTTCTTAATCCTGCTACCCGACTTGCCAAAGCACTTTCCTCCCCAAGATGGAATGTCCCCGTCTATTTACTtgcaaggcttttttttttaatagtttactTGATTTCCTTTCCAAATTCTAAATATTTCTCATTGAAATTAGTGTAGATGGTTGTTAGTTGGCCTAAATCCCTCTACTTTTAACTTAAGAGTTATGATTTATGTTGGCTGTTACTATTACGTAGAGTATTTTCTGACTATTAATACGTAAGAGCGGTTATGTAGCATGGTACAATGGCATGGACAAGTTGTTTAGACCCGCACCATTGcaatttgtattttctttcttggtcGTGCATGGAATCAGGACAATAATTTAACACCATGCCTCAAGTATTATTGGGTTCAACGTGGAATTTCATCTTCGTGAGTTGTTGTGATTCCCTACAAACCTCCCTGAGGTTTATGTGGATCCCTCTccttccttgtatttttttttttcaaataacttagAAGTGAACGAATCTTAAAAAACTATCACCAAAGGGATACCACTCATTTGTAGGATTAGCAAAAGGTATAAACACAACCTGCCATTGAgatacattaaaaacaaatatttatgaaaGCCTAAGAAGTCCTCTCATGAGCAAAAGATTGCCTTGTCTTATAGGTAACGCATGCCCCAGGCATATGCAAGGACATGAGATTATAGAGAAAGTTTTGAGCTTGTGAATCATTGTTTCTTGGTTTCCAAATCTAGATTTCATCAGAAGTTTGGGAATGAAGATGGCGAGTTTAATACAACATGCACTAGTTTAAAGTACTCACCATGATAACATTGTTGTGGTTGATAGAACATATTCAATCTAAGTTGGCTGTTTGCCAACTTTACAAACTAGGCCTATTATCCGTGTATATGGTGCCTGTCAATGGAATAAAATAACACGCTAGCTGATTATAGAATTTGAAGTATGCTCAAAAGATTATTGATGGATCCAAGTTGTGTTACCcactttttttattgtcatataCTCGCCTGGTTCATGCTTAGAAACTTGCTTTTGACTTGGCTTATTGTtgatgtttgaaaaaaaaatgtactttTGCTTTCATCATGGCTGGACCTTTTCCTGTCATGCCTACTTAAGAAATAAGTTAATATTTAAGAAAGaatgattacattaattaagCATTGACAGTCAGCTCATGCACTTAGTTCCTTGCTTGGAAATCAGTtcgttttcttgttttattttaccaCTTCAATCGGCCAAGGATATTTTCCTTTGCTCATTTGAGCATTCAGGTGAGGATTTGAGGATTTGAGAAAAGTTGTGATATAAAGTTCTATCATTTGAAAGTCGTCTGGAAGATCCATAATATTAGCAGGGCTGCTGAATCTTATCTTATGTAGGTTAACTTTGAGAAAATTTGTGGATCTAAAATTTCATTGCCTACTATATTCACCTTTAAATTTAGTTCTTCTAGTTTATATGTATTAATGTGCTTATGATGATTGTAATCCATTATTTACTTAACAAACCAAGCAGAGTTGAACATTGAATATGACCAAAGGGAAAAATGGGAAAGCTttagaaagtatttttgaaacgGCATGAAATTGGCCTTGAGGTCTTAAATTGCGTACCATGTTCACTGCAAGTTGACTTCTTTGTCTCCGAAGAAGGCGCCCTCTGTGTTATCTGGGCATCTAGTAATAGTGTTAGATTTAGGCTCTAAGATGTGGCTCACCAAATCTGGACAGCTCTTATCTTGAAAGATTTGTCAAGAAGTTTCATAACAACTACTACTTTTGGTCACCTTGTCAGAGTTCTCACTTCTGTCAATGCCCTGTACCCATTTTATGTGTATCAGATTGAGAGAACTTCTAAAAgacctcttttttctttgattatttgGGAGCTAAAAGCAAAGTAGAAAGGATCTATGAATCTAAGAATTTAACATTATGGACTGCATGCTTGTATTTTGAAATGGCtattgattgatgtgtttaactCCAAAGAATTGAGGATctataaatttaagaatttaacaCATTATGGAGTgcatacttttttattttttgaaagtttcTATTGATTAATCCGCATCTGCCTTTAGTTGTTTGTTTGGCATTATTGCATGTCCCTTTACCCTCTGCAATGCATTTTTGGAATATTGAATCCTCAATTTCTGTTCTTCTCTAGTCCTGTTGATATATGATTGTAACTTGGACGGCTCTTGTTTTTTGGCAGTCTTTCCAGCAGAAAAGCTTTTGGATGACCAGAGATGTGGGGTGTTTAACTGATGGAGATATAGGTTTCGATAATTCCTCAAGAATGGAACCAAAGCGTGGTCATCAGTGGCTTATGGATAGCACTGGACCTGAATTGTTCAGTAACAAGAAACAAGCAGTTGAACCATCTAGCAACAACAGGCCAGTAATGGGAATGTCGCACATGAACATTTCTCCATGGAATAACACTTCCTGCTTCCAGTCGGTTTCAGGGCAATTTAATGACCGTCTGTTTGGGTTTGAACCATTGCGGATTAACAGTGGTAGCAACGTGCCTTCTGCCAGCAATGGAAATATGAACATGGAAAGAAAGGATTTCAATGACCTATATGGCAGCAATTGCTCGATGGGTTTGTCTATGTCTCATAACGTTGAAGATCCCCCTGCATCTATTAGTTTTGGTGGCCTCAGAAAAGTGAGAGTCAATCAAGTTAGAGACTCAAGCAATGACATTTCTTCATCTGTGGGGCACTCCTATAGTAGAGGAGATGACAATATAATTTCAATGGGTACTGCGTATAATAAGAGGGAGAGCAATGCCATCTCTTTGGGCTCTACTTATAACAATGGGGATGAGAATACCATCTCAATCAGCCCCACATTCAGCAAGGCAGATGGCAGTTTCATTTCAATGGGTCATGCATTTAACAAGGATGATGACAATTTCATATCAATGGGCCAGGGTTATAACAAGGGAGATGAGAGTATCTTATCAATGGGTCAGCCGTTTGACAAGAAGGGTGCCAATTTCATAACAATGGGTCCATCTTATGACAAGGAAGATAACCATTTCATATCAATGGCTCTCTCCTACAATAAGGGACATGAGAGTTTCATTTCAATGGGACCCTCCTATGATAAAACAagtgaaaatttcattttgatgGGTTCCTCATTTAGCAAGGGAGGGGATAATGTCATATCAAACGGTCCAATATATGACAAGGCAGATATTGATATCGCATCCATGACTCCTGCCCAGGACAAAGGAAATTCTGGTATTCTATCCATTGGTCACAACTACAACAAGGGTGACAACAAttccatttcttttcaaaactttCATGATGAACCTGAGACAAATATGTCTGGCAATGTTATTAGAGGCTATGACCTGCTAGTGAGCAATCAGAACACCGCTCAAACTTCAGAAGTACCGGTTCAGAACAATTTGCCTCAGACAAATGTTGATCCACAATTGAATACCAATACTGCATCAAAGGTCATTGCAAATACACAATTAAATAGTGGTCTGGAAGCTAATTCCAAAACTGATACTGACACCAAGGGTAAAGAGCCAAAGACATCAATCAATGCAGCCCCCAAGAATAAAGAGCCAAAGACATCAATTGATTCTGCATCCAAGAATAAAGAGCTGAAGACATCTAAGAAGATCCCTCCTAACAACTTCCCCTCAAATGTCAAGAGCTTGCTATCAACTGGCTTGCTTGACGGGGTTCCTGTGAAATATGTTTCCTGGTCGAGGGAGGTGAGATTGAAATATTATGCTTGAGATGTCAATATATATTTAGGaatgataaatatttcttaCTGATTATGGTTCCCACATTAAAATGCGTAACCTTCATCTTGGCAGAAAACTCTTAGAGGAACTATAAAAGGGACTGGGTATTTATGTAGTTGCAAAGTATGCTGCAATAAGGTAGGCAACTCTAAATATAGCCTAGTGTCTTGAAACAAAACTAATGAAATGTTCAAAACTATTTCATGACTTGGGATGCGCCGTGCAGGTTTTGAATGCATATGAATTTGAGCGACATGCTAACTGCAAGACCAAGCATCCCAATAACCATATTTACTTTGAGAATGGGAAGACCATCTATGCAgttgttcaagaactgaagaacaCTCCTCAGGAGATGCTGTTCAATGCGATCGAAACTGTTACTGGATCTGCTATTAATCAGAAGAATTTCCTTAGCTGGAAAGGTAAGGAGTAGTTTTAGATGAGTTTATGTGACTGCCTTACACAAATACAAGAGATAAATATTAGTTATTTATTCTCTCTCAAcaaattttcttctcttctcgtcAGCATCATATGAAGCTGCCACCCGTGAACTTCAGCGCATCTATGGAAAGGAGGAAGTCACTCTACCATCTTGAGATGAAGACCCTGCTTTTAGAATAAGTGAGGTGGTATGTGTTCTGTCCATAGAAGCATATTTCTCTGGTAATTATAGACTTGTTTTGggatttctaataattttgagAGGAGGAATgtttcttcaacttttttatcctttcgctataagaatttaagtttttgttttggaCTTATTCTGTTATTGGTAGGCTACTGTGTTTGTGCATTCATGATGGGCTAGAGGTGCTTTCTGCATGTTAGTTGATGAAGTTGTGCAACAAGCGTCTTTGTCTTTATACCTCACGCCGTGCTCTATAGAGGCTTGGTTGCAAATATAGGATAGAGTAAATGAACTTTATGGATATGTGTAGAACTCCAAGGATTTTGACAATGCCTGTAGCTATTGACATACACCATGTCCtattagttgaagattgaacgCAAATCCCTACTTTGCATCACCACATGGATATTCTTGTCCAAAGTTCCAAACCTTGTTTCTTAACATAGATGAAACAGCCATGTGCAAGTGTTATAGGACACATGCGTACTCGTGCTTGGATTAATCTAAGCTCGCTTGTGCAGTGGAGTAGACTGAGCTATATTCCTGTTTTGACCTTTGGCTTTTCCAGTTAAAAGTAGGCATCTGTCCAAATTAGGTCCAGTTTTGTTGCATGCGGTTTCATTGAAGTGATTGAGAATAACAATTCGTGGTTGAGGAATAGCATCACATAGGCAAAGGGCAAAGGTCTACTGGCTGACTCATGATGGAAGCAGCAGTCCACTGTTTTTTGCTTCCATCACACGAGCACTTGTGGTTTTATTCTAGTTCTGGTGGTAAAGCACAGGTTGATTGTTCAGACTGCTCTAGATCTATCTGTAAATCAGTTCCATATGGTTGTTtattggggaaaaaaaacacttttgctTAGTTTTgctcattaaaaaatttgaaggtCTGTCTCtattttgtttaggttttaacattttattgtAGCAAAAATCTTAGTAATCATTCTGGGAAACCTGTTATTATTGAGGTCAATTGCTATCTTAACTTCCATCAGAAGTTATACCTCTTGAACAATGAAGCCATGGCGGAATTAGATACATTAGTAACCATATGTCTATAGGGTATTAGGTTTACCGCTTACATGGAGCTTGCCTAGAAAACTCAGATTCCTTGAGTATACCTAATTTGGTTAGGTTCCTTAAAACAGGTTCATCTGTGGCCCTGTGGGTCCTGCCATATTAGCATTCCTGCAACCAAGTCATGATTAGAAGTCCGTACATTTCCTTCTGTCCTGGCTGTTTGCGCAAATGGTTTGATGTTTGTAGTTTTATCCTTGCATACCTGCCAACGTACCATTTGTCTTTGAAGATGAAAGACCCCAGAATTGCAACCATAACCATGCTTAGAGGATTAGAAGCACACAGAAATACTGGACCCCTTTCCTTGGCCAACAATCCGAGAATGTAATAAGCAGTCTCCTGGGGGTATTCCCTGCCTGGAAAGCATGGAATTGATCAAAGGAGTGATGCTGCTTTAAGTTTAATCCTTGGAGGGGCATGGTATGATGCATAAATATTACACCaaattatttagattttgaAGATGATTTTGCTCCAACTTAGAATTTCTTACACCATAGAAAGCAGCTAAAAGTCTGACATCCAAGTATATAGACCAGATTGCAGTGTTAGCTCGTTCCACCGCAAAGGTTGGTATGCTTTTTCCTCCGTGCCCATTATGCACATTAAAGCAGCAAGGGGGAGCTTAGCTGGGTACGATTTTGGAACCATTGCCTTTAGGGAAGCAATATTGAAAGCATTGTAAGCACTCagtaattaattgaattttgctcgtagttatttattttattaattataggcTCACGATGGTATAACtacagccatcatagttttgaattttgatgagattttacttaataataatgaaaCTTGGCCAGCTCATACACCCAAACAATCTTAACAGCACCCTTCAAATGATCTTGGATGTGTGCACTGGGTGCAGATTGATAGCGACAAAAATTCCCTTCTGTGAGCAAATGTGAGTAGCGTTGCTCCTCCAATGTTTACCAGTGTCCCAACCACCTTTGACTGAGCGTGCAGCCTCGTAATATCCACCTCCTCAAGCCTGTAAATCAGCCTTGCCTTGATAGTCTTAGATCAATCACTAACTCATACTACTAACTAATGCACAGATGTGTACTGAAGGTTACCTGAAGATGCAAGCCATTACAAATGTCATGGCAGGAAGAATATTGCACACGGCAAACACGAAAGGTGGCGGAGGTGATTTTCAGCTGATTGTGGAACAATCAAGAACTGGCCTTGTAAAGGTAACAGATACCAGAATTATGTCAGCAACTGCATAAGTTCTATAAAGAATGTTTAGagatgataaataaatacatcCTGTAGTTTACTAATTTGATTGTCATTACTCAAAGTAGCTTAGTAGGTTTATCTTGGAGAATGTACACAGAGTCATCTTTGGCCTTGAATTCCTGTTCAGAACTATGAAACCAGGATGATTATAATTAGATTATGCTAATTATTCACATGAAAATACATTTAGAGAAAGACATCAACGAGACCTTTCTAAGACGCGCAAAAGGAGCAATGAGAATAGAAgctgtcaaagaaccatttcaacccaatagcttaagctgttaggtaaggttccaagatatgatttatattattctctaacacacctcctcaagtgaaagccttttaggcccacattaccttgtgtttaatttttatcaaataaatgaggattgtgagattcgaactcgtgaccgtttggtcattaaggctctgataccatgtcaaagaatcatctcaatccaatagcttaagctgttacgtaaggtcccaagatatgatttatattattctttaataaagGTAACAGTCATTCTGTAGGCTACTAATACTAAGGGTTGAGATTCTGTAGGCTACTAATACTTGTGGCTTCAACCCTTGATTCAAGTCAAGCTTGACTGGTACAGACGTTATTGAGTAGCCACATTGCACCAAATCACAAGCAAATATGGCCTTGCTTGATTGAGCAGGCTACTAAAGGACTCCATAGACATAGCTAGAGTACTTTGCTCTGCTCAATGGTGTCCAAGACTGCTAGCTCGATAGCTAATGCAAGAGAAACTGCTTGTGCCTTAAAGCTCTTTATAGAAgcttcttaattattatttttctgccGTTCATTTTTTCACAAGGAGATGAGCATAAAACATCACATGAAGAATCAACTTTTCCGTACCAGGGCAAAACCCAGTACACAAAACATCAAAACCAGATGCTATTTCCTGAAAACGTATCAGGAGTCAATTTGTTGCTGGCTAATATTATCTGCGATCATTGTATGTattagtctctctctctctctctctctctctctctctctcacacacacacacacacacacacatcatcGTATGCATTAACTGGCATCCTCTgccattaattaataattgaaagAGATTTGAGGAAGTATCCTACCGAGGGAATCGATCATCTCTAAGTAAGACGTTCCAAAATTAGCTGAACATTACTAAATCCTCGACCAACTACTTCAATCAGAACCAATAGCACATCACTGATAGTAGAATGCTGCTTGTTGTGAGTGATTACTATCCCGCATTTTTTTCAGTTAACATTTTTTTACGAGTGATTATATTTTTTCGAGGAATAATGCtttacaacaagaaaaaaaaaatgtacgaAGAAAAAGCCACGAAAATAAACACAAATGATTCACTAAAAAGTGGAAGAAATTATCAACAATGCCACTGTTTTCATTCGTGGTTTTTATTTGTGCGCGGagcattgcttttttttttttttttatggtgcttATGATTTTAAGAATATAGAACAAGTCGTCCTTCATGAAAAGATACTAAATCTAAGGCCCATTTGTTTATAGCAGGATTTCTAGAAGACATTTCGAGatctttttcattcttttgtcattttaaaaaactggtcaatgatatttattttcccaaattaaaatatattggtGGAAATCAATGATAATACGTAGgtgaaattagaagaaaaaaatcatgataaaaaaaatacaagaaaaaatatttttctaaagtttgaaaaggaaaaggatgtGTTGATTTGTGAAAAACCCCTTAACAAGAACCATCCAAATAAGCATTATACATAAACACACACTCTTTCCATGAACAGTTCCGTAATTGGATGGTCctgagcttttttttattatttaaaaaaactccaaCCCTTTATTTAGGTGGGTGTGTTTTATATTGTGGTGTgtgtataatgtttttaaaatagtttttttttaaatataattaaataaaaaagtcagattttttttattttttatatctgaacatcaaactataaaaaaaaaaactaaaaaacatattaatttaatatatttttaagctaaaatattaaaaaaaaaacacctaaaaataaaaataaaagtagaagTTATGTGAAACAGCCACTTATTATTCATGTGATCACGCAGCTGCTAATTAtacctcttcttcttgtttttttcgaGTCTTCATCTGCTAATAATTATTACACTgctaaaataaagaacaaaacaacaaagaaattttTTGATTGTCCAATcgtttcattcttttaatctcTTAATACAGCAGCAAACCCACTCGTTATAAGGAGGAAGGTCGGGGCAACGAGCAACGACCTCCACTAATTAAGCGAGCACTAAAGAGTGGTGATCGAAAGGAGAAAATATTAACGAACACATAACTTAGACATTGTCTTAATACTAATTAAccagaaaaataaatcttaagtAATTGTGGTTATAACGTGGTAGAATTTTTAGATATTCATGACATCCCCGCaaggaaaaatacaaaaaaaaaataattcttagtaGAAATATCAATATGGCAATTTCGCATTGATATAAgcttggttgagaattacaacgaAGCCCAGATTATGAGCAATAAACGGTATCGTTTCGAAGTTGCATAATTCCTTCAATCAGATTCATCGTTAGGTCTAACTTTGGTAAGATCTAGAGCAACAAAATCTTGATTCAAGGTCTCCGTCCTCTCCTGCGTTCTGGTAGCCATTTGTGCAGCACTTGCTGCCACCTTATCATTGCTTGAATTGGATGGAGGTTCGTCCTTGC
This window contains:
- the LOC133697460 gene encoding uncharacterized protein LOC133697460; translated protein: MSFQQKSFWMTRDVGCLTDGDIGFDNSSRMEPKRGHQWLMDSTGPELFSNKKQAVEPSSNNRPVMGMSHMNISPWNNTSCFQSVSGQFNDRLFGFEPLRINSGSNVPSASNGNMNMERKDFNDLYGSNCSMGLSMSHNVEDPPASISFGGLRKVRVNQVRDSSNDISSSVGHSYSRGDDNIISMGTAYNKRESNAISLGSTYNNGDENTISISPTFSKADGSFISMGHAFNKDDDNFISMGQGYNKGDESILSMGQPFDKKGANFITMGPSYDKEDNHFISMALSYNKGHESFISMGPSYDKTSENFILMGSSFSKGGDNVISNGPIYDKADIDIASMTPAQDKGNSGILSIGHNYNKGDNNSISFQNFHDEPETNMSGNVIRGYDLLVSNQNTAQTSEVPVQNNLPQTNVDPQLNTNTASKVIANTQLNSGLEANSKTDTDTKGKEPKTSINAAPKNKEPKTSIDSASKNKELKTSKKIPPNNFPSNVKSLLSTGLLDGVPVKYVSWSREKTLRGTIKGTGYLCSCKVCCNKVLNAYEFERHANCKTKHPNNHIYFENGKTIYAVVQELKNTPQEMLFNAIETVTGSAINQKNFLSWKASYEAATRELQRIYGKEEVTLPS
- the LOC133696512 gene encoding uncharacterized protein LOC133696512, producing MSSRNPAINKWALDLPAQSSKAIFACDLVQCGYSITSVPVKLDLNQGLKPQVLVAYRISTLSQFLIVPQSAENHLRHLSCLPLEEVDITRLHAQSKVVGTLVNIGGATLLTFAHRREFLSLSICTQCTHPRSFEGEYPQETAYYILGLLAKERGPVFLCASNPLSMVMVAILGSFIFKDKWYVGRYARIKLQTSNHLRKQPGQKEMYGLLIMTWLQEC